The DNA segment AGGAGGTGGCCACGTCCGTTTCCTTTCCGGGAGTTCACCGTCCGGGGGCGCGGCACAGCGCCCTCGGCGCCGGCCGGTCCGGACTCGCGTTCATGCTCCCCGGCCAGGACGGATGAATCCAACAGATGGTTGTCATGCCAGCGATCGTGAAACGCGATGGATGGCGGACACGGGTGACACGATGGACGCGTGGAACTCCGTCAGCTCACCTATGCCGTCGCCGTCGCCGAGACCGGCAGCTTCACCCGCGCCGCTCACCGCTGCTTCGTGGTCCAGTCCGCGCTGAGCCACCAAATCGCCCGGCTGGAGAGCGAGTTGGGCACCCTGCTGTTCGAGCGCACCAGCCGCCGGGTGCGGGTCACCGAGGCCGGTGAGGCGTTCCTCGGCCCGGCCCGCGAGGCCCTGGCGGCCGTCGAGCGAGCCCGCGGGGAGGTGGCGGCCTGCGGCAGCGAGGTACGCGGCCGGCTGAGCATCGGCACCATCACCCCGCTCACCGCGGTGGACCTGCCCGACCTGCTCGCGACCTACCGGGACCGGCATCCGGCCGTGCATGTCTCGCTCTGCGCCAGGCCGGTCCGGGACCTGCTGCAACAGGTGCGCGACCACGTCTTCGACCTCGCGTTCGTCGACACCCGCCCCGGGGGACCTCCGGCCGGACTGGCCGGGCGGGTGCTCGCGTACGAGGAGCTGGTCGCCATCGTCCCGCACGGGCACCGGCTGGCCGGGGCCGCACCGGTCACGCCGGGTCTGCTGGCCGATGAGGACATGGTCGACATGCCGCCGGGCTCCGGGATCCGGCGGCACAACGACGCGGCGTTCGCGGCGGCCGGGGCCACCCGCACCGTCGCGTACGAGGCCGACACCATGGCGCTGCTCGAACAGCTCGTGGGGCGCGGCCTCGGTATCGGTCTGGTGCCCGCTGCCACGGCCGCCGGCATGCCCGGGGTGAGCGCCGTGGCGACGCAAGGCGTGCCGCCGCGCACGGTGCGCGCGGTCTGGATCGCCTCCGCGGCCTCACCGGCGGCCCGCGCCTTCCTCCAGCTCCTGCGCGAACGCACACCGGAGGCTTCGGACGGGTTCTCGGACGGGGCACCGGCGGAGGCACCGGCGGAGACCCCGGCGGGGGGGGGGGCGGGACCCCGGAGAACTGACCCCCGGCTCGCCTCACCCCGCAGGGCTCCCCCTCCCCGCCGGAATCAGCCTCAGGACCCCGCCGGGAACAGCCTCAGGACCCTGCCGGAATCAGCCTCAGGACCCCGCCGCCAGCACCGCCGCGACCACCGGACCCGCGGCGTCCCCGCCGTGGCCGCCGGACTGGACGACCGCAGCCGCGGCCAGGTCGTTGCTGAATCCGGCGAACCAGCTGTTGGACTTGCCCTGGGCGTCGACCTCGGCCGATCCGGTCTTGGCGCCCTTGTACCCGCCGACCCCGGACATCGCCACGGTGCCCGTCCCGTACCCCGCCGTCGCCGTCGTGTGCATCATGTCGCGCAGCTGCTGCGCGGTGTTGGCGGGCAGGGGCTGCGCGGAGGCCGTGTTCCCGTCGCGCAGTGACGCGGGCACGATCACCGGCTGGTGGAAGGCGCCGCTGCGGGCGGTGGCGGTGACCGACGCCATGTTGAGCGGGTTCATCTGGACAAGACCCTGACCGATCATCGCCGCGGCGGTGTTGGGGCCGCTCGTCTGCGGCACGCTGCCGTCGAAGGTCGGGATGCCGACGTTCCAGACGGAGCCGATACCGAAGTACTTCTTCGCCGTGTCCGGCAGCGCCGTGTCCGCGATGCCGCGGTCGTTCAGCTTTCCGACCGGCTTGATGAAGGCGGTGTTGCAGGAGCGGGCGAAGCTCTGCTCCATGGTGCCGCTGGGGATCGAGAAGTTGTCGAGGTTGTGGAAGGTCTGGCCCTGCCACATGACCGACGGCTCGCAGAGGATGGGGCTCTTCTCGGCGGCCAGCCCGTTGTTGATGAGCATCGCAGCCGTCATGATCTTCATCGTGGAGCCGGGCGCGAGCTTGCCCTGCATCGCCGCGTTGAAGGCGTCCTCACGGTTGTTGGCGACAGCGCGTATCTCACCGGTGCTCGGCTTGACCGCCACCACCGACGACTCGCTGAACTTCTTCACCGCTGTTTCGGCCGCCGCCTGCGCCCGCGCGTCGAGCGTGGTGTGCAGCAGCGCGGGGGTGCCCTTGGAGAGGGTCAGCAGCGTCTTGGCGGGGGCGGTGCTGTCGGCCGGGCCGGCGCCCGCGATGTACGTCTCGATGCCCGGCTTGCCGCCCGCCTTGTCGCCGTACTTCTGCCGCAGCGAGTCCAGGACCGGCCCGAGCGAGGGGTACTTCTCCTTCGTCAGCTCGGCGCCGTTGTCGTCGACCGCCTTGATGGGCGCGGACTCCGCCTCGCCCGTGGTGAGCGTCTCGCCCTTCGCCAGGTCCGGGTGGACGACCGACGGGGCCCAGTCCACCAGCGCCCGGCCGGTCGTCAGCCCGCGTACGACGCTCAGCGAGGACGTGTAGGACCAGGGCTTGGTCTTCCCCTCGAACGAGACGGTGGCCTTCACCGTGAACGGCACCTTGGCACCGGAGGCCGCGCCGGGCGTCAGGGTGACCCTCGTGACGTGCGCGTCCTCGCGGTAACCGGTCAGCAGCGCCTGCGAGTCCGTCGCGTTGTTGGTCAGCCGCGACGCCGTGTCCGCGTCGCCCTTCGCCCAGGCGGCGAGGAAGTCCTTCGCCGCACCGCTGATCTCGTCCGCCGTCGGCGGGCCGGTGCGCACGGGCGCGGCCTGGGTCGTCCCCGTGGAGTCTCCGGCTCCGCCGCCCGAACCGTCCACCGCGTTCCAGATGTTGTACGCGCCGTAGCCGACCCCGCCGACCACGACCGCGAACGCCCCGCCCACGATGCCTATCTTTACCCCGTTACGCACTGCTGCGTCCCCTCCCCGGGAGTCTCTTTGAACATGTTCAAGAGAGTTACGTCAAGCAGCGTACGGGACCCGAGTGGCGCCGGGGGTGTCGTTACCCGACCGGAACCATGGGCCGTATCACAGGCCGCAGTTCGGCAGTTCCGCAGTTGCAGAGGGAGCGGAGTGGAGGGCGGGGAGCCGGGCCCGGCGTCAGATCCAGGTACTCAGCCACATCCGGTTGTTCCACTGGCTCAGCGGGATCGCGTCCCCGGTGAACAGCGGCCAGAAATAGATGAAGTCTCGCTACCAAGGGAGACCTACGTCCTGACCAGCAGGTTAACCGCTGACCAGGGCGTAAGCGCGGCTACTGGGCCGCCTCTGGGCCGTGATCATGGTCCGCAGGCGCCTTGTACAGGGCATCGACGGCCGAGCGGGTACGCCCCTCGCTGCTCGGCATGAGGTGCGTATAGATCCGCAGAGTGAAACCGGGATCGCTGTGACCTAGGTACGCACTCAGGGCCCGGATGTTCTCTCCGGCATCCAGCAGGACGGAAGCGTAGAAGTGCCTCAGAGCATGCATGCCGTCCTCAGACGCTGATGCGTACCTCTCGCCTGTCTTCGGTTCCGGGATGACGCCCGCAGCGGCCAGAGCAGGCTTCCACAGGTGGTCATTGAAGTGACTTACCCGCACGTGGCTGCCGGAAGTTCCGCTAAAGAGAAGCGTCTTTGTGACGGGTGGCCCATCGGGCGTGCGCCAGGGCAGCGTCACTCTGACCGGGGGGAACTGCTCGGAGTGGGCTCGGAGCGCGGCTCCTACCGCTTTCGGCAGGGGAACGTCTCGGACTTTCCCGCCCTTGGGCAGCGCAAAGACGAACTTGCCACGGATCCGCTTGAGCTGATGTCGAACTCCGAGCCAGCCGCCTTCGTAATCGAGTTCATCTTCCGAGAGGCCGAAGACTTCGCCTTGTCGCAGACCACATCCACTTGCAACATCGACAGTCGCCCGCAGGCGTTCGACTAGCGCGGCGCGTACAGCGAAAACCTGATCCGATGTCCACGGAGCCACCCGTGGCGGGCTCGCCTTGGGAATCTGTACTGACCGGGCCCGGCAGGGATTCTTGGCGAGCAGCGTGTCATCCACAGCCGCACTCAGGGCCGCCGAAACGGTGCCGAAGATGATGCGCCGATGAGAGGAGGCGGCGACTACGGATTCCAGTTCCCCGAGCCACGTCCGGATGTGGCCGGGCTGGAATGAGGCGAGCGGACGACTCCCGATGTACGGGTACGCGTGCAGCCGGAGTCGACGCTCAGCGGCCTCACGGCTGTTGATTTCGGTTGTGTGGGTGGCCACCCACTTCTCGGCGAACTGCTGAAAGGTGATGCGTGCGGCGCGGGGGTCGATGTACTGGCCGCGCGACATGTCGGCAGCAGTTGTGACGAGCCACTGCTCCGCAAGCCGCTTCTGCTTGTCAGGGAATGACTTGCTCTTCTCCGTTCCGTCCGGGCCGACGTAGCGGGCTCGGTACCGCATTCCTGTGCCGTGACGGTC comes from the Streptomyces sp. NBC_01471 genome and includes:
- a CDS encoding tyrosine-type recombinase/integrase — its product is MAGHIQDRWYKTEIIDGKTVRTKTDRHGTGMRYRARYVGPDGTEKSKSFPDKQKRLAEQWLVTTAADMSRGQYIDPRAARITFQQFAEKWVATHTTEINSREAAERRLRLHAYPYIGSRPLASFQPGHIRTWLGELESVVAASSHRRIIFGTVSAALSAAVDDTLLAKNPCRARSVQIPKASPPRVAPWTSDQVFAVRAALVERLRATVDVASGCGLRQGEVFGLSEDELDYEGGWLGVRHQLKRIRGKFVFALPKGGKVRDVPLPKAVGAALRAHSEQFPPVRVTLPWRTPDGPPVTKTLLFSGTSGSHVRVSHFNDHLWKPALAAAGVIPEPKTGERYASASEDGMHALRHFYASVLLDAGENIRALSAYLGHSDPGFTLRIYTHLMPSSEGRTRSAVDALYKAPADHDHGPEAAQ
- a CDS encoding penicillin-binding transpeptidase domain-containing protein, which gives rise to MRNGVKIGIVGGAFAVVVGGVGYGAYNIWNAVDGSGGGAGDSTGTTQAAPVRTGPPTADEISGAAKDFLAAWAKGDADTASRLTNNATDSQALLTGYREDAHVTRVTLTPGAASGAKVPFTVKATVSFEGKTKPWSYTSSLSVVRGLTTGRALVDWAPSVVHPDLAKGETLTTGEAESAPIKAVDDNGAELTKEKYPSLGPVLDSLRQKYGDKAGGKPGIETYIAGAGPADSTAPAKTLLTLSKGTPALLHTTLDARAQAAAETAVKKFSESSVVAVKPSTGEIRAVANNREDAFNAAMQGKLAPGSTMKIMTAAMLINNGLAAEKSPILCEPSVMWQGQTFHNLDNFSIPSGTMEQSFARSCNTAFIKPVGKLNDRGIADTALPDTAKKYFGIGSVWNVGIPTFDGSVPQTSGPNTAAAMIGQGLVQMNPLNMASVTATARSGAFHQPVIVPASLRDGNTASAQPLPANTAQQLRDMMHTTATAGYGTGTVAMSGVGGYKGAKTGSAEVDAQGKSNSWFAGFSNDLAAAAVVQSGGHGGDAAGPVVAAVLAAGS